In Roseomonas fluvialis, one genomic interval encodes:
- a CDS encoding amidase translates to MLPVVPLDPTAPQRRRAYDPRHPLLLPFVPRANDIAAGRTTPRDLLEQAIARIDADEPAIRAFVCHDLAAARHASDAATARWRAGQPLSPVDGMPIVVKDMIATAGLPTQMNSPIFEGWDARVDAACVFALREAGAVVLGKTVTTEFACGNSGPTRNPYDTARTPGGSSSGSSAAVGAGMAALGFGTQTHGSTIRPAGYCGAYALKPTHGALHVGGLAPLAATLDHLGLIGASLEDVWAAGMAISRIVGGTPPHPGMAGPQTAPSPRRPATLVRLDTLGWAETPPASRDAFENAVARLGAAGVRILDADSDAEVAALEVELSGIGDFANDLLAWEARWPLAAYRAQGEDMVGARIHDLLARAARVDRAAYARALADRQRLRDRVAGFAGRANGFVMLCSSGPAIADHGFTGSRNYALPWTLVGAPAFALPLLVADDLPLGLQVAGFAERDAEACAIAGWVRDTLLTDNA, encoded by the coding sequence ATGCTGCCCGTCGTTCCGCTCGACCCCACAGCGCCGCAACGCCGGCGTGCCTATGACCCGCGCCACCCGCTGCTGCTGCCCTTCGTGCCGCGCGCGAACGACATCGCCGCCGGCCGCACCACGCCGCGCGACCTGCTGGAACAAGCCATTGCGCGCATCGATGCGGATGAACCAGCGATCCGCGCTTTCGTGTGCCACGACCTTGCCGCCGCGCGGCATGCGAGCGATGCCGCGACCGCGCGCTGGCGTGCCGGCCAGCCGCTGTCGCCGGTGGATGGCATGCCGATCGTGGTGAAGGACATGATCGCCACGGCCGGCCTGCCGACGCAGATGAACAGCCCGATCTTCGAAGGCTGGGATGCGCGCGTGGATGCCGCCTGCGTCTTCGCGCTGCGCGAGGCCGGCGCGGTGGTGCTGGGCAAGACCGTGACCACCGAATTCGCCTGCGGCAATTCGGGCCCGACGCGCAACCCCTACGACACGGCGCGCACACCGGGCGGGTCATCGAGCGGGTCCTCCGCAGCCGTCGGCGCGGGCATGGCGGCGCTGGGCTTCGGCACGCAGACGCATGGTTCGACCATCCGCCCGGCCGGATATTGCGGCGCCTATGCGCTGAAGCCCACGCATGGCGCGCTGCATGTGGGCGGCCTCGCGCCGCTCGCCGCGACGCTCGACCATCTGGGGCTGATCGGCGCGAGCCTCGAGGATGTCTGGGCGGCAGGCATGGCGATCTCGCGCATCGTCGGCGGCACGCCGCCGCATCCCGGCATGGCAGGACCGCAGACGGCGCCCTCGCCACGGCGCCCGGCCACGCTGGTGCGCCTCGACACGCTTGGCTGGGCCGAGACGCCACCGGCATCGCGCGATGCCTTCGAGAACGCGGTCGCAAGGCTGGGCGCGGCGGGCGTGCGTATCCTGGACGCTGACAGCGACGCCGAGGTCGCGGCGCTGGAGGTCGAGCTATCGGGCATCGGCGACTTCGCAAACGACCTGCTGGCCTGGGAGGCGCGCTGGCCGCTCGCCGCCTATCGCGCGCAGGGCGAGGACATGGTCGGTGCGCGCATCCACGACCTGCTGGCACGCGCCGCGCGCGTCGATCGCGCCGCCTATGCGCGCGCACTGGCCGACCGGCAGCGACTGCGCGACCGTGTCGCGGGTTTCGCCGGGCGCGCCAACGGCTTCGTGATGCTGTGCTCGAGCGGCCCGGCCATCGCCGACCATGGCTTCACAGGGTCGCGTAACTACGCCTTGCCCTGGACGCTGGTAGGCGCGCCCGCCTTCGCATTGCCGTTGCTGGTCGCGGACGACCTGCCGCTTGGCCTCCAGGTCGCAGGCTTCGCCGAGCGCGATGCCGAGGCCTGCGCCATTGCCGGCTGGGTGCGCGACACGCTGCTGACCGACAACGCATGA
- a CDS encoding Bug family tripartite tricarboxylate transporter substrate binding protein, which translates to MTFRRTLLAGLPALLAAPAVRAQDAFPSRTIRFIVGFPPGGTTDVAARLMAPKMQALLGQPVVVENRAGAHGNIASEHVVRSPADGHTILMGTIGGLAINPVLYGNLTFNPRTDLMPVTRVGMILNVMAIPAERPWRSAAELVTAARGTPLTFGSSGSGGAGHLAGEQLNMMAALRNIHVPYRGGAPLITDLIGGRIDFAFAPSSGAKPQADAGRLRILAVSTKDRSALLPEVPTLAESANLPGFDMADWSAMMAPRGLPAPVLRALHGAATTALRDPELVAALGQRGIEATPSTPEDCAAFIEAESIKWAPVVRASGARPD; encoded by the coding sequence ATGACCTTCCGCCGCACGCTGCTGGCCGGGCTGCCGGCGCTGCTCGCAGCACCTGCGGTGCGCGCGCAGGATGCCTTCCCCAGCCGCACCATCCGCTTCATCGTCGGCTTCCCGCCGGGCGGCACCACCGATGTCGCGGCGCGGCTGATGGCGCCGAAGATGCAGGCGCTGCTCGGCCAGCCCGTCGTGGTCGAGAACCGCGCCGGCGCGCATGGCAACATTGCCTCGGAGCATGTCGTGCGGTCGCCGGCGGATGGCCATACCATCCTGATGGGCACGATCGGCGGGCTGGCGATCAACCCGGTGCTCTATGGGAACCTGACCTTCAACCCGCGCACCGACCTGATGCCCGTCACGCGCGTGGGCATGATCCTGAACGTGATGGCGATCCCGGCGGAGCGGCCCTGGCGCAGCGCGGCGGAACTGGTCACGGCCGCGCGCGGCACGCCGCTCACCTTCGGTTCCTCCGGATCGGGCGGCGCGGGGCACCTGGCGGGCGAGCAGCTCAACATGATGGCCGCGCTGCGCAACATCCACGTGCCCTATCGCGGCGGCGCGCCGCTGATCACCGATCTGATCGGCGGACGGATCGACTTTGCCTTCGCGCCATCCTCCGGGGCGAAGCCGCAGGCCGATGCGGGGCGGCTGCGCATCCTGGCGGTGTCCACGAAGGATCGCAGCGCCTTGCTGCCGGAGGTGCCGACGCTGGCCGAGAGTGCCAACCTGCCCGGCTTCGACATGGCCGACTGGAGCGCGATGATGGCGCCGCGCGGCCTGCCCGCGCCCGTGCTGCGCGCGCTCCATGGCGCGGCCACCACGGCGCTGCGCGACCCGGAACTGGTGGCCGCGCTCGGACAGCGCGGCATCGAGGCCACACCCTCGACACCCGAGGATTGCGCTGCCTTCATCGAAGCCGAGAGCATCAAGTGGGCGCCAGTGGTCCGTGCCTCGGGCGCGCGACCGGATTGA
- a CDS encoding amidase, translating to MADARLNEISASETARRIAQGETTARAVVEACLEQVARRETEVMAFEWLDADGARRAADAIDARDTARHLPIAGACFGVKDIIDTADMPTGYGSPIHAGHRPGADAACVALSRKGGGIALGKTVTTEFANVHPGRTRNPHDAQRTPGGSSSGSAAAVAAMMVPLALGTQTTSSTIRPASFCGVIGFVPTQGAVSVSGVRAAAGSLDRIGLFARSVDEIALYLDVLRGIPRAEAPSRRTFAPRIGLCADFLAERMDPGTQDGLLRLARRLDEAGAAVADCAVPADFARLTDEHRWVSSFEFVRNFAYEIENHWERISTTLREGRISHGLACTHDQYRTARALAAAAQARIDEMFGSHDVLLAASAAGEAPVGTATGDFAFCALWTMLGVPAISLPLMAGASGLPVGAQLLARPGDEALLLAAAAWIMAQRDD from the coding sequence ATGGCAGACGCGCGGCTGAACGAGATCTCGGCGTCCGAGACCGCACGGCGCATCGCGCAGGGCGAGACCACGGCGCGCGCGGTGGTCGAGGCCTGCCTCGAACAGGTGGCGCGGCGCGAGACGGAGGTCATGGCCTTCGAGTGGCTCGACGCGGACGGCGCGCGGCGCGCGGCCGATGCGATCGACGCGCGCGATACGGCGCGGCACCTGCCGATCGCCGGCGCATGCTTCGGCGTGAAGGACATCATCGACACCGCCGACATGCCGACCGGCTATGGATCGCCGATCCATGCCGGCCATCGGCCTGGTGCGGATGCGGCCTGCGTCGCCCTGTCGCGCAAGGGCGGCGGCATCGCGCTGGGCAAGACGGTCACCACCGAATTCGCCAACGTGCATCCAGGCCGCACGCGCAACCCCCATGACGCGCAGCGCACGCCGGGGGGGTCGTCATCGGGGTCGGCGGCGGCGGTCGCGGCCATGATGGTGCCGCTCGCGCTCGGCACGCAGACCACGTCCTCCACGATCCGCCCGGCATCCTTCTGCGGCGTCATCGGCTTCGTGCCAACCCAGGGGGCGGTGAGCGTCTCGGGCGTTCGGGCAGCGGCGGGATCGCTCGATCGCATCGGCCTGTTCGCGCGCTCGGTTGACGAAATCGCGCTGTATCTCGATGTACTGCGCGGCATTCCGCGGGCCGAGGCACCGTCGCGCCGGACCTTCGCGCCGCGCATCGGCCTCTGCGCGGATTTCCTGGCCGAGCGGATGGATCCCGGCACGCAGGATGGGCTGCTACGGCTGGCGCGGCGGCTGGACGAGGCCGGGGCCGCGGTGGCCGATTGCGCGGTTCCGGCGGACTTTGCGCGGCTGACCGACGAGCATCGCTGGGTCTCGAGCTTCGAATTCGTGCGGAACTTCGCCTACGAGATCGAGAACCACTGGGAGAGGATCAGCACGACGCTGCGCGAGGGACGCATCAGCCATGGGCTGGCCTGCACGCATGACCAGTATCGCACCGCGCGCGCCCTGGCCGCGGCGGCGCAGGCGCGCATCGACGAGATGTTCGGCTCGCATGACGTGCTGCTTGCGGCCTCCGCGGCAGGCGAGGCGCCGGTCGGCACCGCCACCGGCGACTTCGCCTTCTGCGCGCTTTGGACGATGCTCGGTGTGCCGGCGATCTCCCTGCCGCTGATGGCGGGCGCCTCTGGCCTGCCGGTCGGAGCGCAACTCCTGGCACGCCCGGGCGACGAGGCGCTGCTGTTGGCCGCCGCGGCCTGGATCATGGCGCAGCGCGACGATTGA
- the arsJ gene encoding organoarsenical effux MFS transporter ArsJ: MSSTTATASRGTRDYVIVTLAYWGFTLTDGALRMLVLLHFFSLGYSPFTLALLFLLYEAAGIGANLVGGWLATRHGITRMLAVGLTTQIVGFVLLSAMSPDWAAAASVAWVLVAQGVCGVAKDLTKTASKSAIKLTAGAASGRLFRWVAFFTGSKNAMKGFGFFLGGLLLEALGFRGALWAMAAALGAILAGVVLSLPPLMGRAKASRSARELFAKSRGVNLLAAARVFLFGARDVWFVVALPVFLYANGWTFTMVGGFLALWTIGYGIVQAVAPSLVQRSPDGLSAEVPAGRLWSALLALVPAALAAVLLAEPARPDLVVVAGLGLFGILFAVTSSIHSYLILAYAGSEKAAEDVGFYYAANATGRFAGILASGFVFGLGGLSACLAASAAMLAACWALTLALPEYGRGAEGP; this comes from the coding sequence ATGAGCAGCACCACCGCCACCGCATCCCGCGGCACGCGCGACTATGTCATCGTCACGCTTGCCTATTGGGGCTTCACGCTGACCGATGGCGCGCTGCGGATGCTGGTGCTGCTGCATTTCTTCAGCCTCGGCTACAGCCCCTTCACGCTGGCGCTGCTGTTCCTGCTGTATGAGGCCGCCGGGATCGGGGCGAACCTGGTCGGCGGCTGGCTCGCCACGCGCCACGGCATCACGCGCATGCTCGCGGTCGGGCTGACCACGCAGATCGTCGGGTTCGTACTGCTCTCGGCCATGTCGCCGGACTGGGCGGCCGCCGCCTCGGTCGCCTGGGTGCTCGTGGCGCAGGGTGTCTGCGGCGTGGCGAAGGACCTGACCAAGACCGCGTCGAAATCCGCCATCAAGCTGACCGCCGGCGCCGCGTCGGGACGCCTGTTCCGCTGGGTCGCGTTCTTCACCGGCAGCAAGAACGCGATGAAGGGCTTCGGCTTCTTCCTCGGCGGCCTGCTGCTGGAGGCGTTGGGCTTCCGCGGCGCTCTCTGGGCCATGGCCGCGGCTCTCGGCGCGATCCTGGCCGGAGTGGTGCTCTCCCTGCCGCCGCTGATGGGCCGGGCGAAGGCATCGCGATCAGCCCGGGAACTGTTCGCCAAGTCGCGCGGCGTGAACCTGCTCGCCGCAGCGCGGGTGTTCCTGTTCGGCGCGCGCGATGTGTGGTTCGTCGTGGCGCTGCCGGTCTTCCTGTATGCGAATGGCTGGACCTTCACGATGGTGGGCGGCTTCCTCGCACTCTGGACGATCGGCTACGGCATCGTGCAGGCCGTTGCGCCATCGCTGGTGCAGCGCAGCCCGGACGGGCTCTCGGCGGAGGTGCCGGCGGGGCGCCTGTGGTCGGCGCTGCTGGCGCTGGTTCCCGCCGCGCTCGCCGCCGTGTTGCTGGCCGAACCGGCGCGGCCTGACCTTGTGGTCGTCGCGGGCCTCGGGCTGTTCGGCATCCTGTTCGCGGTCACTTCCTCGATCCATTCCTACCTGATCCTGGCCTATGCGGGGTCGGAGAAGGCGGCGGAGGATGTCGGGTTCTACTACGCCGCCAATGCGACAGGGCGGTTCGCCGGCATCCTCGCATCCGGTTTCGTCTTCGGCCTGGGCGGGCTGTCCGCCTGCCTTGCCGCGTCAGCCGCGATGCTTGCGGCGTGCTGGGCGCTGACGCTCGCGCTGCCCGAATACGGGCGGGGTGCGGAGGGGCCATAG
- a CDS encoding ArsJ-associated glyceraldehyde-3-phosphate dehydrogenase encodes MRVGINGMGRIGRLALRAAMGAAERQAEDPRAGNRLDIVHLNETKGGTTATAHLLEFDSVQGRWRAPIRAVDKDTIEIGDARLGFSEHATPGDIAWGDLGVDLVLECTGKFLSPETLQGHLDRGAKRVIVAAPVKFDSVLNVVVGVNHDLYDPARHPIVTAASCTTNCLAPVVKVVHEAIGIRHGQITTIHDPTNTNVVVDAPHKDLRRARSAMLSLQPTTTGSATAIALIYPELKGKLNGHAVRAPVLNASLTDCVFEMRRETTAQEVNALFQAAAAAGPLAGILGYEERPLVSADYARDTRSSIVDAPSTLVTDGTLLKVYAWYDNEMGYACRMVDLACHMQAIGI; translated from the coding sequence ATGAGGGTCGGCATCAACGGCATGGGGCGCATCGGGCGGCTCGCGCTGCGCGCCGCGATGGGCGCGGCGGAACGGCAGGCGGAGGACCCGCGTGCTGGCAACCGTCTCGACATCGTGCACCTCAACGAGACCAAGGGCGGCACCACCGCGACCGCGCATCTGCTGGAATTCGACAGCGTGCAGGGCCGCTGGCGCGCACCGATCCGCGCCGTGGACAAGGACACGATCGAGATCGGTGATGCCCGCCTCGGCTTCTCCGAACATGCGACACCGGGTGACATCGCGTGGGGCGACCTCGGCGTCGACCTTGTGCTGGAATGCACGGGTAAGTTCCTGTCGCCCGAGACCCTGCAAGGGCATCTCGACCGCGGCGCGAAGCGGGTGATCGTCGCAGCCCCGGTGAAATTCGACAGCGTGCTGAACGTGGTCGTGGGCGTAAACCACGACCTCTACGATCCCGCGCGGCATCCGATCGTCACCGCGGCATCCTGCACCACCAACTGCCTCGCCCCGGTGGTGAAGGTGGTGCACGAGGCGATCGGAATCCGCCACGGCCAGATCACCACCATCCACGACCCCACCAATACCAACGTCGTCGTGGATGCGCCCCACAAGGACCTGCGCCGCGCGCGCAGCGCCATGCTTTCGCTGCAGCCCACCACTACTGGTAGCGCCACCGCCATCGCGCTGATCTACCCCGAACTGAAGGGCAAGCTGAACGGCCATGCGGTGCGCGCGCCGGTGCTGAACGCCTCGCTCACCGATTGCGTCTTCGAGATGCGGCGCGAGACGACCGCGCAGGAGGTCAACGCGCTGTTCCAAGCCGCCGCCGCCGCCGGCCCGCTCGCAGGCATCCTTGGCTACGAGGAACGCCCGCTGGTCAGCGCCGACTACGCGCGCGACACCCGCAGCAGCATCGTGGATGCGCCCTCCACCCTGGTCACCGACGGCACGCTGCTGAAGGTCTATGCCTGGTACGATAACGAGATGGGCTATGCCTGCCGCATGGTCGATCTCGCCTGCCACATGCAGGCTATCGGGATCTGA
- a CDS encoding metalloregulator ArsR/SmtB family transcription factor has protein sequence MESAAAAFAFAALGQETRLDLLRILLAAGPSGLAAGDVASRLGVPPSTLSFHLRALDQAGLIAATRQGRSLIYAAQVDRLRALLAFLADACCDGDPSRCGDLHRLFQPSREFARMTPAPFNVLFLCTRNSARSIMGEAILNDIGRGRFRAFSAGSDPMPTGPLPEVLGQLRGLGHDVSALQSKSWDVFTGPDAPRMDFVIALCDTLNLQACPDFEGTHVTAAWPLPDPAKFTGGATERASLLNELYAALHRRLSIFTSLPFGTLDRMALKARLDELAQPLAAGARA, from the coding sequence ATGGAATCCGCTGCCGCCGCCTTCGCCTTCGCCGCCCTCGGCCAGGAAACGCGCCTCGACCTGCTGCGCATCCTGCTTGCCGCCGGGCCCAGCGGGCTTGCAGCGGGTGACGTCGCCTCGCGGCTCGGCGTGCCGCCCTCGACGCTGTCCTTCCACCTGCGTGCGCTCGACCAGGCTGGCCTGATCGCTGCCACCCGGCAGGGGCGCAGCCTGATCTACGCCGCGCAGGTCGACCGCCTGCGCGCGCTGCTCGCCTTCCTGGCCGATGCCTGCTGCGACGGCGACCCGTCGCGCTGCGGTGACCTTCACCGCCTGTTCCAACCCTCCAGGGAGTTCGCCCGGATGACACCGGCACCCTTCAACGTGCTGTTTCTCTGCACGCGCAATTCGGCCCGTTCGATCATGGGCGAGGCCATTCTCAACGACATCGGGCGCGGCCGCTTCCGGGCCTTCTCGGCCGGGTCCGACCCAATGCCGACAGGCCCGCTGCCCGAGGTGCTGGGCCAGCTGCGGGGGCTCGGTCACGACGTCTCCGCGCTGCAATCCAAGTCCTGGGACGTGTTCACCGGCCCCGATGCGCCGCGCATGGATTTCGTCATCGCCCTGTGCGACACGCTGAACCTGCAGGCCTGCCCCGATTTCGAAGGCACCCACGTCACCGCCGCCTGGCCGCTGCCAGATCCCGCGAAGTTCACCGGCGGTGCCACCGAGCGCGCGAGCCTGCTGAACGAGCTCTACGCGGCCCTGCACCGCCGCCTGTCCATCTTCACCAGCCTGCCCTTCGGCACCCTCGACCGTATGGCGCTGAAGGCGCGGCTCGACGAACTGGCGCAGCCGCTCGCCGCGGGCGCGCGGGCATGA
- a CDS encoding isochorismatase family protein — protein MAHTALDPAFRRLVDEHAPVHQAGSGFTFTEGPIWHPTDHYLLFSDMPADVRRRLDRAGVREVARPSNKANGLTYDADLNLIACEHATSSLVRIRPDGTREVLASHYQGRELNSPNDVCVAADGAIYFTDPWYGRMPHYGVERPRQLGWQGVFRIRPHARPGEEPQLVVERYTHSQPNGLCFSPDERLMYVNDTEQANIRVYQVAADGALTNGRIFASGIRDALLPGLPDGMKCDAEGNVWCTGPGGVWVFAPDGRLLGKVSIPEPPANLHWGGADWRTLYVCASTSVYAVPVKVGPRNEPFMRAPPAARNAPANEGDPLRLDASRCALIIQDMQNDVVMDGGAFAPSGSPDHCRQQNAIPNIARLAARCRALGVPVIHVWFLRRADARDMTLNAPLFEGCVDANAMIEGTWGAEPVPGLEAQPGDHVVRKARMSAWEGTSLERILKAEGRSIIIETGAWTNMSIEHTARTGADKGYVMVIPEDGCSTMNADWHRASIDYAMRNVALVTTTDEVIAALG, from the coding sequence ATGGCCCATACAGCCCTCGACCCCGCCTTCCGCCGCCTGGTGGACGAGCACGCGCCGGTGCACCAGGCCGGCAGCGGCTTCACCTTCACAGAGGGGCCGATCTGGCACCCAACGGACCACTACCTGTTATTCTCCGACATGCCGGCCGATGTGCGCCGTCGCCTCGACCGCGCCGGCGTGCGCGAGGTGGCGCGCCCGTCCAACAAGGCCAACGGCCTCACCTATGACGCCGACCTCAACCTGATCGCCTGCGAGCACGCGACCTCCTCCCTGGTGCGCATCCGCCCGGACGGCACGCGCGAGGTGCTCGCCTCGCACTACCAGGGCCGCGAATTGAATTCGCCCAATGATGTCTGCGTCGCCGCGGACGGCGCGATCTACTTCACCGATCCGTGGTATGGGCGCATGCCGCATTACGGCGTGGAGCGGCCGCGCCAGCTCGGCTGGCAGGGCGTGTTCCGCATCCGCCCACATGCGCGGCCGGGCGAGGAGCCGCAACTGGTCGTCGAGCGCTACACGCACAGCCAGCCCAACGGCCTGTGCTTCTCGCCCGACGAACGCCTGATGTACGTGAACGACACCGAGCAGGCGAATATCCGCGTCTATCAGGTCGCCGCCGATGGTGCGCTGACCAACGGGCGCATCTTCGCCTCCGGCATTCGCGACGCGCTGCTGCCGGGCCTGCCGGATGGCATGAAGTGCGATGCCGAGGGGAATGTCTGGTGCACCGGGCCTGGCGGCGTCTGGGTGTTTGCGCCGGATGGGCGGCTGCTCGGCAAGGTGTCGATCCCGGAGCCGCCGGCGAACCTGCACTGGGGTGGTGCGGATTGGCGTACCCTGTACGTCTGCGCCAGCACCTCGGTCTACGCGGTACCGGTCAAGGTCGGCCCGCGCAACGAGCCCTTCATGCGCGCACCGCCGGCCGCGCGCAACGCACCGGCCAACGAGGGCGATCCGCTGCGCCTCGACGCGTCGCGCTGCGCGTTGATCATCCAGGACATGCAGAACGACGTGGTGATGGATGGCGGCGCCTTTGCTCCCTCCGGCAGCCCGGACCATTGCCGGCAGCAGAACGCCATCCCGAACATCGCGCGGCTGGCGGCGCGCTGCCGCGCGCTCGGCGTGCCGGTCATCCATGTCTGGTTCCTCCGCCGCGCCGATGCGCGCGACATGACGCTGAACGCCCCGCTGTTCGAAGGCTGCGTGGATGCCAACGCGATGATCGAGGGCACGTGGGGCGCTGAGCCGGTGCCGGGGCTCGAAGCCCAGCCCGGCGACCACGTGGTCCGCAAGGCACGCATGAGCGCCTGGGAAGGCACGTCGCTCGAACGCATCCTGAAGGCCGAGGGGCGGTCCATCATCATCGAGACCGGCGCCTGGACGAACATGAGCATCGAACACACCGCGCGCACCGGTGCCGACAAGGGCTACGTCATGGTGATCCCGGAGGATGGCTGTTCGACCATGAACGCCGACTGGCACCGTGCGTCGATCGACTACGCCATGCGCAACGTGGCCCTGGTCACCACCACGGATGAGGTGATCGCCGCCCTCGGCTAA
- a CDS encoding N-acyl homoserine lactonase family protein — protein MALEIKLLDYGDIELESSFLVLARDCGRVRRVPVYGFLILGGRYPVVVDTGYRDNAIMETLGMRGLQFHENMIERQLARHNVKVGDVRYVLHTHLHIDHAGKDDHFPMNTTVVINRREMEHSVSGLMHPQYPKPDIQHLVERLHTRHALRFEDLEITGPIEIMPGVVLDAANAHTEGSMNVHVETAEGRATLCGDVIYDFNDQIVEPLYQVNAHEPQVTGNHAGSKRGEKAAIKKLLATSKFLLPVHDKPAKIEGGQVVGRLDMQVPGPITQTVPRRDWFPA, from the coding sequence ATGGCCCTGGAGATCAAGCTGCTCGACTATGGCGATATCGAGCTGGAATCGAGCTTCCTCGTGCTCGCGCGCGACTGCGGCCGGGTACGCCGCGTGCCGGTCTACGGCTTCCTGATCCTGGGTGGGCGCTATCCGGTGGTGGTCGACACCGGCTACCGCGACAACGCCATCATGGAGACGCTGGGCATGCGCGGCCTGCAATTCCACGAGAACATGATCGAACGCCAACTCGCCCGCCACAACGTGAAGGTCGGCGATGTGCGCTACGTCCTGCACACCCACCTGCACATCGACCATGCCGGCAAGGACGACCACTTCCCGATGAACACAACGGTGGTGATCAACCGCCGGGAGATGGAGCACTCGGTCTCGGGCCTGATGCACCCGCAATACCCCAAGCCCGATATCCAGCACCTGGTCGAACGCCTGCACACCCGCCACGCACTGCGCTTCGAGGACCTCGAGATCACCGGCCCGATCGAGATCATGCCGGGCGTCGTGCTGGACGCCGCGAACGCACATACCGAAGGCTCGATGAACGTGCATGTCGAGACCGCCGAGGGCCGCGCCACGCTCTGCGGCGACGTGATCTACGACTTCAACGACCAGATCGTCGAACCGCTGTACCAGGTGAACGCGCACGAACCCCAGGTCACGGGCAACCACGCCGGATCGAAGCGCGGGGAGAAGGCGGCGATCAAGAAGCTGCTTGCCACGTCGAAGTTCCTGCTGCCGGTGCACGACAAGCCCGCCAAGATCGAAGGCGGGCAGGTGGTCGGGCGGCTCGACATGCAGGTGCCGGGGCCCATCACCCAGACCGTGCCGCGCCGCGACTGGTTCCCGGCCTGA
- a CDS encoding amidohydrolase family protein, whose protein sequence is MRVIDSHFHIWRQADLPWLSGPVQPRIFGPYEPIRRDYPMAEYLADLAGSGVEKSVYVQANWPVDRAVEEAAWIETVALETGWPHGLVAYADMTVSDARPAIDRLTRFPRLRGIRQQLHWHANEQYRFASRPDLCADPALRRNVARLADYGLVFDLQVFAGQMAGAADLAASCPRVTFVLQHAGMLEDLSPAGRDAWRTGMARLAAQPNVVTKLSGFGTFIHRNDADHIGWLIGETVALFGANRCLWGSNFPIERLWTGYGALLDAHRRGAGGLSAADQEAIFFNTARRVYRL, encoded by the coding sequence ATGAGGGTGATCGACAGCCACTTCCACATCTGGCGCCAAGCCGACCTGCCCTGGCTGTCGGGGCCGGTGCAGCCACGCATCTTCGGTCCCTACGAGCCGATCCGCCGCGACTATCCGATGGCCGAATATCTGGCCGACCTGGCGGGTTCGGGTGTCGAGAAGTCGGTCTACGTACAGGCCAACTGGCCGGTGGATCGCGCCGTCGAGGAGGCCGCCTGGATCGAGACGGTCGCGCTGGAGACCGGCTGGCCACATGGCCTTGTCGCCTATGCCGACATGACGGTCTCGGATGCGCGCCCCGCGATCGATCGCCTGACCCGCTTTCCGCGCCTGCGCGGCATCCGCCAGCAACTCCATTGGCATGCGAACGAGCAATACCGCTTTGCCTCGCGCCCGGATCTCTGCGCCGATCCCGCGCTGCGGCGCAACGTGGCGCGGCTGGCCGATTACGGCCTGGTCTTCGACCTGCAGGTCTTCGCCGGGCAAATGGCGGGCGCGGCGGACCTTGCAGCATCCTGCCCGCGGGTGACCTTCGTGCTGCAGCATGCCGGCATGCTGGAGGACCTCTCGCCCGCCGGCCGCGACGCCTGGCGCACGGGCATGGCGCGACTGGCCGCGCAGCCCAACGTGGTGACGAAGCTCTCCGGCTTCGGGACCTTCATCCATCGCAACGACGCCGACCACATCGGCTGGCTCATCGGCGAGACGGTCGCACTGTTCGGCGCCAATCGCTGCCTCTGGGGTTCCAACTTCCCGATCGAGAGGCTCTGGACCGGCTACGGCGCGCTGCTCGACGCGCATCGTCGCGGCGCTGGTGGCCTCAGCGCCGCCGATCAGGAAGCGATCTTCTTCAACACGGCACGCCGGGTCTACCGGCTGTAG